From Streptomyces asiaticus, one genomic window encodes:
- a CDS encoding acyl carrier protein translates to MADATAALDMDELRTFVADVLDVDEEDVTDDADFVKTLGVDSLMALEVMVVLEKKYSVKLEEREMKDITTLRKVHDLLASKMGK, encoded by the coding sequence ATGGCCGACGCCACCGCCGCCCTGGACATGGACGAGCTGCGCACCTTCGTCGCGGATGTGCTCGACGTGGACGAGGAGGACGTCACCGACGACGCCGACTTCGTCAAGACCCTCGGCGTGGACTCCCTGATGGCCCTCGAGGTCATGGTCGTCCTGGAGAAGAAGTACTCGGTGAAGCTGGAGGAGCGGGAGATGAAGGACATCACCACGCTCCGGAAGGTGCACGACCTGCTCGCCTCGAAGATGGGGAAGTGA
- a CDS encoding ACP S-malonyltransferase, with translation MTDRETMARPPAAPGGDEAPRTALVFPGQGAQKAGMGEAWRDTASWALVAEISEYTGIDVEDLLLKADDETLRRTDLAQIAVFTVEVLAHREAEAAGLLGGVVACAGHSLGEYTALHAAGAVPLADTARLVAARGRTMRACAERSPGTMAAVVRLGPETVEALVGQVQEDGGQVWIANVNAPGAIVLSGTAEAVDRLAELAVESEGKVIRLAVGGAFHSPLMAAAADELREALAAVDFAPEHTPVVANVDARPYASGEHWRDLELTQLTSPVRWEESVRTLSGELGCVRFVELGPGRQLTGMIRRIADGALTVPVESAAALAKLTTPEP, from the coding sequence ATGACGGACCGAGAGACGATGGCCAGGCCCCCCGCGGCCCCCGGTGGCGACGAGGCGCCCCGTACGGCGCTGGTCTTCCCCGGGCAGGGCGCCCAGAAGGCGGGCATGGGCGAGGCGTGGCGGGACACCGCGTCCTGGGCGCTGGTGGCGGAGATCTCCGAGTACACCGGTATCGACGTCGAGGATCTCCTGCTGAAGGCCGACGACGAGACGCTGCGCCGCACCGACCTCGCCCAGATCGCCGTCTTCACCGTCGAGGTGCTCGCCCACCGCGAGGCGGAGGCCGCCGGGCTGCTGGGCGGCGTGGTGGCCTGCGCCGGGCACAGCCTGGGCGAGTACACCGCGCTGCACGCCGCCGGGGCCGTGCCGCTCGCCGACACCGCCCGCCTCGTGGCCGCCCGCGGCCGGACCATGCGCGCGTGCGCCGAGCGGTCGCCCGGCACCATGGCCGCCGTGGTACGGCTCGGCCCGGAGACCGTGGAGGCGCTGGTCGGCCAGGTCCAGGAGGACGGCGGCCAGGTCTGGATCGCCAATGTGAACGCGCCCGGCGCCATCGTGCTCTCGGGCACCGCCGAGGCCGTGGACCGGCTCGCCGAACTGGCCGTGGAGAGCGAGGGCAAGGTGATCCGGCTCGCCGTCGGCGGCGCCTTCCACAGCCCGCTGATGGCCGCGGCCGCCGACGAACTGCGCGAGGCCCTGGCCGCCGTGGACTTCGCCCCCGAGCACACCCCGGTCGTCGCCAATGTGGACGCCCGCCCGTACGCGAGCGGCGAGCACTGGCGGGACCTCGAACTGACCCAGCTCACCAGCCCGGTGCGCTGGGAGGAGAGCGTCCGCACGCTCTCCGGCGAGCTGGGCTGCGTCCGGTTCGTGGAGCTGGGCCCCGGGCGCCAGCTGACCGGCATGATCCGCCGGATCGCGGACGGCGCGCTCACCGTCCCGGTCGAGTCGGCCGCCGCCCTCGCCAAGCTCACCACCCCCGAACCCTGA